One segment of Rhodospirillaceae bacterium DNA contains the following:
- a CDS encoding DUF2470 domain-containing protein, translated as MSGDDLDFARELARASAVASLATLDPDGGPPHASLVTVALDGDLSPILLLSRLARHRRNLAENPAAALLMTGEGRRDAAASDLLADPLAGDRVTVRGTVALSDNPAHRARFLARHAEAAGYADFGDFDFFRMTVSAVHLVGGFGRISTFDGADWPPGLAEADPLRAAEAEIVAHMNDDHADAVAAYATGLLGRRAGPWRMTGIDPWGIDLRNGGEVARLAFDAAVLTPEDARRALVALVRRARTGSPPS; from the coding sequence ATGAGCGGCGACGATCTCGATTTCGCCCGGGAACTGGCGCGCGCCAGCGCCGTCGCCAGCCTGGCGACGCTCGATCCGGACGGCGGCCCGCCGCACGCTTCCCTCGTGACCGTCGCTCTGGACGGGGATTTGTCGCCCATCCTCCTGCTCTCCCGCCTCGCCCGGCACCGCAGGAACCTGGCGGAGAATCCGGCCGCGGCGCTGCTGATGACCGGCGAGGGGCGGCGCGATGCGGCGGCGTCCGATCTGTTGGCCGACCCGCTGGCCGGCGACCGCGTCACCGTTCGCGGCACAGTCGCGCTGTCCGACAATCCCGCACATCGGGCGCGCTTCCTGGCGCGTCACGCTGAAGCTGCAGGGTATGCCGATTTCGGCGATTTCGATTTCTTCCGCATGACGGTCAGCGCCGTGCACCTGGTCGGCGGCTTCGGGCGCATTTCCACCTTCGACGGCGCCGACTGGCCGCCCGGCCTTGCGGAAGCGGATCCGCTGCGCGCCGCGGAAGCTGAAATCGTCGCCCATATGAACGACGATCATGCCGATGCCGTGGCGGCCTACGCGACCGGGCTGCTCGGCCGCCGGGCCGGGCCGTGGCGGATGACCGGGATCGATCCCTGGGGCATCGACCTGCGCAACGGCGGCGAGGTCGCGCGCCTGGCCTTCGATGCCGCGGTCCTCACGCCGGAGGATGCCCGCAGGGCGCTGGTCGCGCTGGTCCGCCGGGCGCGCACCGGCAGCCCGCCGTCCTGA
- a CDS encoding copper chaperone PCu(A)C → MADPFREFDASLAGPVAGRSAALAAIAVCVLAAGVSGLAAAAPAALAQAQQPADPSAPEKTGQPAVYRLGDLTVGDVWAHQSTKRNGAAYLRIDNAGESADALIDASTPLSKRVELRGPVPGSGTWDTGRVDAIPAPARTATELTAAASHLRLVGLRGILSVGGTVRITLTFEQAGAITVKARVLSANDASAIIEKIMPRRTGSPPQGAPDTTPAERQ, encoded by the coding sequence ATGGCAGACCCATTCCGAGAATTCGACGCATCGTTGGCCGGGCCGGTGGCGGGCAGGTCCGCCGCCCTCGCCGCGATCGCGGTTTGCGTCCTCGCGGCCGGCGTATCGGGACTCGCCGCCGCGGCGCCGGCGGCGCTGGCGCAAGCACAGCAGCCTGCGGATCCGTCGGCGCCGGAAAAGACCGGGCAACCGGCGGTCTACCGGCTGGGCGACCTGACGGTCGGCGATGTCTGGGCGCACCAGTCGACGAAGCGCAACGGCGCGGCCTATCTCAGGATCGACAACGCCGGCGAGAGCGCCGACGCACTGATCGACGCATCGACGCCGCTCTCCAAGCGCGTCGAACTGCGCGGCCCCGTACCCGGGAGCGGCACCTGGGATACCGGCCGGGTCGACGCCATCCCCGCGCCCGCGAGAACGGCGACCGAACTGACGGCAGCGGCGTCTCACCTCAGGCTGGTCGGGCTGCGCGGCATCCTGAGCGTCGGCGGCACCGTGCGGATTACGCTGACCTTCGAGCAGGCCGGCGCAATCACCGTGAAGGCGCGCGTCCTGTCGGCGAACGACGCCTCGGCCATCATCGAAAAGATCATGCCCCGGAGAACCGGGTCGCCGCCCCAGGGTGCACCCGACACAACGCCGGCCGAGCGCCAATGA